aattatattggaCCTGTCACCTTACTCACTTAAAATGCGTAgtgagtattttaaataaagaatatgtttcaataaaaatagttcAAAACTTATAAGATCCTTGAGATTAACTAGCGCCGACACTACCTATCCCGCCAGATCTTCGGGACGTTAACGTCGTTTCGAACTAAGCGTCTCAGACGCAGCGTCTATAGCAGTGACCAACAGTCATCAGAAtagaattttatacattttcatagaaTATCTATTTGTTGCTTCGTTGCGGCATCACAATCTTACATCTTAAGTTGCGCAAATGGTAGGCGTTGCGAAAACCTTGTAGAAAAGGCGCCGTTCGTACAACGCCAGCGGGGTAGAGGCATTAGAGCgaacaataaaaatgtgattGATAAACATATTATTTCTATGTGTCCAGAGGTCTGGACAAGCTGTTCGTGGTGTCCCGCGCGGCGGTGGCGGTGGTGTGGCTGGGGTCGGAGCGCGGCGCCACGCTGGACGCCATGGGCGCCGCGCCCGCCTGCGCCGTGCTGGCCGCCGGCGGCAGGCTCACTATCGCTAATAATGATGTTAGTGGATtattcttaattatattttacatacaaatattatcATAGGTTGATTGATCCAGGATATTGGGGCGACGACTTGTAATTCTTCAACAGAGTTATTCGTGTATAAAATGTGTACTAAATTGGTATTTTCCAATTAtgctgtataataaataaaaatacatacaagctTCCTTCCGAAGTTTAACCCACTTCCTGGGGAAACGGcattcgcgtttataatattaataataactagCGACCctctccggcttcgcacgggtgcaatgctgatataaaccttcctctttaatcacactatctattaaaaaaaacagcttCATAATCCGttacgtagttttgaagatttaagcgtacaaaaaGACAtaaggacagaaaaagcgactctgttttatactatgtagtgataggATTTCTACTcaatcaaaaaagaaaaaataaagatctAGCATTTGCAACATTTTTAAGTACAAACACATGCTATATTCTGAACTTACTTGCCTCTTTTATAAGCATAGTTTATTACAAATATCCTTTCTATACCAGGCTCTCTACTGCTACACAACCGAAGGGCGCGGACCATGCTATGCGCTCGAAGGAGAGAAAGTCCGTCTAGACTGGTTCCGCAGCTACCTAGTCATCACCACTAACGAGACTCCCAACAAGTCAGCAGCTTCCACCAGCTCAGCCCCAACACCAAAATCCCACCACCTCACCATTCTAGACATACAAAACAAATTCATCGTCTTCTCAAAGACTTTTGATGAAATTGACGCAGTGTTAACTGAATGGGGGTCATTTTATATACTCACAAAGAACAAGGAGGTTATATATTTGGAAGAAAAGGATTTGCAGTCGAAGTTGTCTCTGCTTTTTAAGAAGAATTTGTATGATGTGGCTATTAGGATTGCTAGCAGCCAGCATTATGATGAGAGTGGGTTGACGGAGATCTATAAGCAGTATGGTGATCATTTGTATAGTAAGGTATGAGTTTAgttcttatttttataagacATGTTTTCTTAAATAATGTGATATACTCACGGTTTCCCATGGCTTGAATCGGGTTCTGAGACCAAAatttcttcatacattttttttaatcaatacattttgaattttttcgtcataaacatgtaaaaaatgtataaaagattattgatattagtatagatatagattacaACGTGTTTTTTATTGCTGACCTATCCCACAGGGTCTTTCCTTTCTTCTTGCAAATTACTaatcttaatttaaatatttttttcagggcGATTTAAAAGGTGCTATAGAACAATACGTAAAAACTATAGGGTGGTTAGAAACTGCCTACGTGATCCGCAAGTACCTAGAATCCCGTCACTTAGAACCCCTGGTTATTTACTTAGAAGAACTACATAAGAAGAAGGGATGTGCTACAGAAGACCATACAACGTTGTTACTCACTTGCTATATGAAAATAGACCAGCATGACCAACAAGGAAAGTTGAAGGAGTTCATCAATTCTAAGGATAAAGCTATCGATTTTGATGTCGATGTTGCTATTAAGGTACGTTATTTCTTagataactgttttttttaagattatttctttgtactgaaatattttatttataagctagGGAGTGGAAGTGATATTTTATGCACCATGTAAAATTTTCCGAGAATTTTCAAATACAAATTTTGAAGTTATAATCAGTAAAATCCATAGCTATCTCAGTgtcagttgcaccatttaactatagtGACGGTGATTTACCTATAATAATTAGCAAACCTCATAACCAGTCTTTGAAATTACCGCTCATTGGTCagatcggcgatttgacaactgaaaatggttcgatCATCGTTACAATGAAATGGTACAATTCaccgttatagttcggccgttcagagaatgcgttcctgacacatcgcgattgaactgacgacgtaactttgtaatggcgttgcagttacgataaaaattttttgctgattgtttaccgttttaacaattgatgaaataaatttaaaacaacattattatatcaataatcaatgaatgttataattttggtccaaactgagtgtcaaataacttggtaaacaatatttttctaaatctatactgcgcaattacaaggttatgtcagcgctttatatttgtagtgctgtgctaaaaataacaggcaagtatcgtaatcagttcttttacagttatacttatattataaaataaaagatttgtttttcttttttaaaatttgaaaataatggactataagataacttttatgaatttaatacagctaatttcagctaattattaaaagcttatattagtatcttaaggtaacaaactgcgtaagttaaaacttcaataccaatctgtgtttaataatcttagcaaattcggatttgtctcacatagcttaatctcatagacaccaataagtaagtagtataatatgtgcgcagtcctgtttactatattatgtctatggtttttatttgattatccggcttatgtttaatggacttgtagcgacatgaaacgcatacaaccttttcgactcgcaaccttcaatagtcatgaagaaaaatacaatgaagttcaaatgtcaaattcaaaattttaaattttcaaaatcagattttcgttgtcgcaggcgtacacatataaatagggcgccgcccgtataaataaattagtcgacATAAATTCTTCGTGCGTAACTCATCTCCTTAAGACTGTTTCTGCTTTTCAAACTGACATCGGCGCTAAATAGGACTtcgattgtgttttttattgcgttctttttacttttggtgcataataatgcctaaacgtggacaaacattgaaaagtggagcccgtgagttaatcatcaagctgcaagattactttgagcgggagcggcaaaattgcggacccctgatacctgtcgaacaagtacaagaacgcgtctctcaggcgcttggagttagcaaacgaacgataacaaatattaataaagaaaagttcggctcgactggcatggaagataatattttacgtactcCGAAGAAGAAACGTAGAACTAAACCCGTGACAGATATTGACACCTTTGACGCCGATGCAATCAGAAATCATATATATGGTTACTATTCCAGAAATGAATATCTCAACAGGAAGAAGCTTTTGGCATCCTTAAGAGAAGCTGGACTGTTTAGGGGGGGTAAAACTGCTTTAaccaaaatcttaaaagatataggtttttcgtataaaaaaacagacaaaagaaaaattttattagaacgatacgacgtaattttaaaaaggataagttttttgagggaagcaaaaaaaattgataactggGATAATGTCGTGTTCATTGACGAGACATGGCTAAACGCCAATCACACGGTTTCCCGTTCCTGGACGGATGATACACAAGCGTCAACGTCAAAAGTACCAATGGGTAAGGGGGCCCGTCTGATAATATGCCACGCAGGTTCTGCAAAATACGGCTTTGTGGAGAACGCGTTACtggcatttcaatcaaaaaccacAAATGACTACCACGAGGAAATGAATGCCACTACATTTAAAGAGTGGTTCCAGAACGTGCTTTTGCCCAGCCTAGCAGAGCCTTCTGTAATATTCATGGATAATGCCTCCTATCACTCGGTTCAAATACAGAAACCCCCTACCcaagctaataaaaaagaagaaatggtggcttggttacaagcaaaaggcattgacgcaaatatgcagatgctaaaagcagagctaattaaattagttaaagaaaataaagcggcaaatgtgcgatacgaaatcgatgaactggctctggagtacggtcatcgcgttctaagaattccaccgtatcattgccaatataacgcgatcgagctaatctgggctcaaataaaaggttacgccgcccgccacaatacttccccgccattcagcacgaaaaagatgatgaccctattaaaagaagcctgcggggaagtcacaagagatgactgggcaagggttgttgagaagactaaaaacctgattttggaacattttgaccgagatatcaggattgattctgttattgataataatataattatacatgtaggggaagatgatgatgaagacaccacctcctcaagcgaatcggagtctgattaatattctgtacgcacattcaattcaatgtacttactttattgcatagaaattgtaactttgtaacaaagaataaataaaacaattttattatatgaatattacctttttttggtttccacttaaataactaaaataaaaatgtaaatgattccgccaatttaaaacgaaaataatcttaaaataatttggcggttcattttggaggaacggtaacgaactcagtgttatgttgtgcccatcactagtcgtgactaactgacaggtgtcaggaacgcattctctgaacggccgaactatagtgttttatgtgtgaaaataaaatggGGAAATGtcaaatctaaataaaacttaatttcaTCAGCGCTGGCGCCTCTTAAATTCAAAACCATCTTTATTTCACAAGCTCATATATAtaactttataattttcccAGGTGATGCGCAAAGTAAGCGTAGACGACGCCCTCTCCCTATCAGCTAACCACAAGCGTCACGACTGGTTCCTCAAGATGATGATAGAAGACAAGAAGGATTACCGCAAGGCTTTGGACTATATTGTCGAATTGGAGTTCGATGATGCTGATCTGTATATGAAGAAGTATGGACATAGGCTAATACAGCATGAACCGGAGGAGAGTACAAAGTTTCTTAagtgtaagtttttttatttttatttaaaccacTAATCTACCATTACCTAATGCGATAGACAGGACACAATACCGCACAGGAATAAATGATAACAGAAATCAAAAgcataaaaatgtaaacaaacaatatctataaaattaaaaggtaCAAGTAGCTTAACTAATAAAATTGTCCAAAACAGCACCATGAAGGTTACTGTAGGATCTTTATGCCACTGGGACAAATTAGTGGGGAAGACATAGAAATAGTTTGTTATTTGTCAGCAATAAATATCAATGCAGTGTTCAGATCACAGATTTAGATGTaaaagcaatttttattttatttttgtcgcatttaaataaaagcttgatCACTCGAAATTTTGCTATCTtcattattaagttttaagtcaCTATCGTGTACCATATGAACAGACTAAAATGTGCACGTGCGATTGACAGTTATTGCTGACCAGATTAcaaataatgtatgtatgaatgtCTGCCTGACTTACCGCATGTATGTATAATGTTCTCTTGTTGTCGAATCTTCAGTAAGCAAATCAAACAGAAGATATGTTATTGAAAACCACAGTAAATTCTTAGGTGTCTATCTCTCCAGTCATTGAACTAACATAAGCCCCTCCTGTCCAGTGCTATGTACAGACTACAAGCCCCGCAGCAAGCCGCTGGTAGACGAAGCAACACTGTCTGGTACCCCGCGAGACACTCTCTGCGCGTTACCAGACGATTACATACACATGTTCCTGAGCAACTCGGAGAAACTGATAGACTTCCTAGAACATATGACTAATAGTCAGCAGGATTGTTCGAAGCTTGTGTATGATGCGTTGATTGAACATTATATACATGTGTGGTGAGTAAGAATTTGTGCtctaataaaaaacttttttacaaaaaataaaaccgacttccaaaaacactaaaaagccaaaaaaacgACGGTGCATCGgcatagaagtcggtgtctaatggatgtacctaagtttattttagtaaCTTTTTATCAGAAGAATTCTTCAGAGgtataaagaagacggatcacaatccatacaaaattgccccacgtcctataacaatgtgacgtatctcaaaaaaaagataaaaatgtttaaaaaaatatggcatactctctaattcattttttttacaccttcatacgaaaaaaatgctttaaaaattgttcaagcGCTgctatgaaaacatcgttcatagtactatgaatggactattttattaaattatttttttgtttgatagggtatacctcacaggtggtcccataatcatcaggttaggatctgatgatggaaaccctgagaaattcagggcaacttttgaaagttgtaggcatgcgcaggataaataCTTGactctcagatgtatgtcttataacactatgcaacagtgaagattcggagctaacctgatgatggagacgaaagaaggtcgagggaactcgacaactgaatatgtaaactacctcgtgtttgggcttgtattatttgtattgaatagacctttgacacatattcagttgtcgagttccctcgaccttctttcgtttccatcatcaggtcagctccaaatcttcactgttgcatattgttataagacatacaccttatagtcaagtttttattctgcgcatgcctacaactttcaaaagttgccctgaatttctcagggtttccatcatcagatcctgacctgatgattatgggaccacctgtgaggtatactctatcaaacaaaaaaacaatttaataaaatagtccattaaaagttctatgaacgacgttttcataacagcgcctgaacaatttttaaagcatttttttcgtatgaaggtgtaaaaaaaatgaattagagagtatgccatattttcttaaacatttttatcttttttttgagatacgtcacattgttataggacgtggggcaattttgatccatcttctttcatATTCGTAGGTCAAAATGATCGCCGATCCTATTCTTTCAATGTACAACTCTTTGcctgtattttttgtatattacaatgaaaataactttattttctcataataatcgtaatttttatttaccagggCCAAATCTCCCGAAAGCGAGAAGAAGGAATACGAAGAGAAAGTTCTCCGTGTGTTACGTAACCCAGAAGCTAACTACGACAAAGACCAGACGCTCATTATCTGTCAGATGTTAGGCTTTCAAGCTGGTGTGCTGTATCTATATGAAGAGAATAAGCTGTAAGTAGTTTGATTTGTTAAGGGAAGTTGATCTTTATGTAGTTAGGTGTAAGGTAGAAATTGtgtagggcacgccaccatcgtggcggtaagtcccctctttgaggagtggctcgggaggagtcacggcgccctcacgtaccgcatgacgcaggtcctcaccggacacggttgtttcgggaggtacctgcaccgcatcggtcgtgaggaggcgcccgggtgtcaccattgtgcggacagccccgaggacacggtggaccacacagtccaggtgtgccccgcttgggaggggcaccgccgggtcctcgtcgaggctttgggcggcggcgacctctcgcgtccggccatggttcaggccatggtccggggcgagagggaatgggatgccgtcgcctccttctgcgaagcggtcatgctcgagaaggaggaggcggaacgccagagagttcgcacctctcatcccggccgccgcgctggaccaggtagacaccatgggcgccgggtgtcgcgtgatgactcccggccaccgtaggcgtgggtctgtgggcggtgagttcgggtggctcattgcccctctgtctgcttagacgacagacccgtgtcgacggcgcgcgttgttccacgcgctcctcaaagagatgtcagcaaccccagcggggcccagtagggccaaggcctgccggggctgcgggttccgacgtcaaaaatcatcaaatgacccctcccgctgtgggttagcagcggtgagggagtgtcagacccttactgactaaaacccgccATGTTCTTTTTGGAGCCTTACATGTActaggccgcggtaactctttcgaataattcCGTAGCCCCAGAAGAAGTCCCGCTGAGTTTGCTGAAGTTTTCATCTTAAATCAACACATAATATTTCCATTATTGTAGTTGGCGAGCTCAAGTAGCACTACACCTACGAAGCGGTGATGCTGAAGCAGCCCTGGCAGTATGCAGAAGGCGCGGTGCTCTGTGCCCGCGGCTGTGGCTGGACGTGCTGtgggcgccgccgccgccgcgctgtcTGCCCGAGCTGCTCAACGTCATCGGTCTGACACACACTCAATATATATAGTCATTGGTCTGACATGCTCTCTGTGCACATATAGCGTCATAAGATGTGTGGTTATTGGTCTGACACACAAACTATGCACGGTCGTCAGTATGACACTCACTCTATACAGTCACCAGTCTGACATAaagtgtcatcatcatcaactgAAAACCAAAATCTTGATTAAATGATCCCTTCAATGCTGATTCAACCGAATATAGGCAGTCGAAAGACAAAAATGAAATAGGGCATACCCCTTTATAATTTTCCAGACAAGTGCTGACAAgttcattattataatttatttttccgcAGCCAACGAGAAGCTTCTGTCGCCCATTCTAGTCATCGACTGTCTCGCTAGCACACCTACTTACACACTAGGAGATGTtagaaagtaagtacctaccctCTTATAGATAGTTCTCGCAATATGACGTTCCGAAACTAAATTCCGAGcacaagttttatttataggaaATACATAAGAGAATTGATACAAAAGGAAATTACGTAAAGGAGTTCATGGGGATAGTATACAAGGGATAAGTACATAATTcagaaatatatgtaaaaaaaaataaaacatagataaggaagtacataatagTGAGGAGTAGTACATAAATTCATTTATAGAGGAGGAATATTTACAGTAAGTATGTagggtaataaaaaataagttcctttGAGAAAATTTTTGTAATCGGTCACTAATTACATATATATATGGATAGTGCAGAAGTAAATTAGGATTGTAGGCGTGCCCACCCCTTAGATTACACCGCTGAGAACAAAAGTGCACTATTCAATACCAAAAACCGTCCTACTCAACAGGTACCTAACAGACGTGCTAAAATCCGAGAACGACGTGATCACCCGTGAACAGCAACTATCAAACAAGTACAGAGAAGAGAGCTCTCGCATGAAGGAGCTGACCTCGGTCCTGCAGCGACAGCCGGTCGTCTTCCAGTCCTCGCGCTGTGCTGTGTGTAACAAGCCGTTGGAACTGCCTACCATGCACTTTCTGTGTCAGCATTCTTTTCATCAGAGGTGAGAAACAATATGATTTATAGTTATTCTAAACTTTTTACTAGCATCTTGAGTGGAGTTATTTAATtgactttaattttttaaagaaaatgtgtCACCCCCTCTTATTTTGTCTTGTACCAAAATCTCTTcgaaattaaaaagaagaagTACCTTACCCACATAGTGCAATCTCAAAATTTTCCTCCATTACCACAATCAGAAGGCACAATGTTTATCGGTTTCTTAATGTTTTCTTCTCTTATATATGTTCTTTTCTTAATGGTTTCTTAATGGTTTCTTTTGTTTCTCGCCTATCTTTATTATTCCCGTTACCTGCTAAGTCGCAATTTCGACATAACTGAGTAATGTTTCAATTAAACGGCGTGATAAAACTGATTGAAATTCAAAAATCTTGTTCATGCTCCCAGTTGTTTCACAACATACGCGGAATCAGAAACGGAATGCGTGGTATGCGCGAACGCGCGGCGCCGGCCCGACTCGCAGCCGCAGATCGCCGAGACCCTACACGCCCGCCTGCACAACGAACACGACCCGTAAGTACTGTGCACTGCACTATTAAAACAACACACTTCACACTCACTATCACCCTTAACACTTGAACTTCACATTAACACACTTTGACACTATCACACTTGACACTATCTCACTTTACACTATCACTAATACTTccattcattttaataaaaaacgcATGTTACAAACAGTGtgttaagtatgaatgtggaaggatggagaggcagaggtagaccgaggaaaagatggattcattgcctgaaagaggacatgacgCAGaaaggagtggatgtaagtatgacgtctgacagagaggaatggaagagaAAGACATGCTGCACcaaccccaaatgacttgggaacagggcagaaaGATGGTGATAACCTTTCTAGTGCCGAAGCGCCGGAGCTATGTTTGGTATTAAAGTAATACACCACGCTTTACTGAAGCTAAATGCATATGTAGCAGCCATTAGTGTTCTTATATGCAGCGATTATTAGCAGTTATACAATGggattaattgtagaaattattCCATTACATTCAATTCCTGTATGGAATTTTATATG
This genomic interval from Helicoverpa zea isolate HzStark_Cry1AcR chromosome 18, ilHelZeax1.1, whole genome shotgun sequence contains the following:
- the LOC124638650 gene encoding vacuolar protein sorting-associated protein 11 homolog, with protein sequence MAFLEWRKFSFFDIHKNVDNGKVAECLQDTNVTATTSGNGHVVLCDVTGWAHLISRSWEVTSFKAYELTVTLAQQLPHNPYLVTIGEDEAGVNPLIKVWDWSRSDRHGNPTCARVSRAVPSHMRPTPATALAVHDNKSLMAVGFLDGSVSLFRGDIARQRSGKMRTLPETGTSPITALAFKGLDKLFVVSRAAVAVVWLGSERGATLDAMGAAPACAVLAAGGRLTIANNDALYCYTTEGRGPCYALEGEKVRLDWFRSYLVITTNETPNKSAASTSSAPTPKSHHLTILDIQNKFIVFSKTFDEIDAVLTEWGSFYILTKNKEVIYLEEKDLQSKLSLLFKKNLYDVAIRIASSQHYDESGLTEIYKQYGDHLYSKGDLKGAIEQYVKTIGWLETAYVIRKYLESRHLEPLVIYLEELHKKKGCATEDHTTLLLTCYMKIDQHDQQGKLKEFINSKDKAIDFDVDVAIKVMRKVSVDDALSLSANHKRHDWFLKMMIEDKKDYRKALDYIVELEFDDADLYMKKYGHRLIQHEPEESTKFLKLLCTDYKPRSKPLVDEATLSGTPRDTLCALPDDYIHMFLSNSEKLIDFLEHMTNSQQDCSKLVYDALIEHYIHVWAKSPESEKKEYEEKVLRVLRNPEANYDKDQTLIICQMLGFQAGVLYLYEENKLWRAQVALHLRSGDAEAALAVCRRRGALCPRLWLDVLWAPPPPRCLPELLNVIANEKLLSPILVIDCLASTPTYTLGDVRKYLTDVLKSENDVITREQQLSNKYREESSRMKELTSVLQRQPVVFQSSRCAVCNKPLELPTMHFLCQHSFHQSCFTTYAESETECVVCANARRRPDSQPQIAETLHARLHNEHDPYAVVSEYYGRGLFNKLTVVTEGGVVEPPAPAPLAPAPAPVPAPAPQPYGPGAEAKLRQMEGQSKQVYVANAAKQVAPKGTTVVPVPEGRMRLIEQQRYSSSLEANLNKLEPVHKPSPYSSPMTAKKRFEEKPQSTGVSPVVQNISSAISNGASKNPFEDPYDETKNPFAEEATEPTNPFSEDDDYDSNYNPFS